The Phormidium yuhuli AB48 DNA window AACCGCCTCCGGGGTGACGGCGTTGCTTTCCAGGGGAGTGGTGGCGTAGAGATGGCGGATGGCCGCTGACTCGAAATCGGCCATCGGCAAATCTTCCGCCTGGGGGTCAATGCTGAGGAAGGAGGCGGTGGCCGGTTGGCGGTTCTGTTGTAGGGTGAGTCCTGTCTGCACCGAGGGGAGGCGCGAGATGGCGAAACAGTCGGGAAATAGGGCTTCTAGGGGCAGCAGGTGCAGTTCCTTGTGGGGGAGCAGAATGAGGGGGATGCTGTGGGGTGCGGCGCTGTTGGGGGGCGCGAGTTGGGCGACAATGCGATCGATGTCGAGCAGTTGCTTTAATTCATCGAGGCGTTGCGGGAGTTGTTGTCGCCAGGGATGGTCGGGGTTGCTGTGGGATTTGTCCTTGCTGTCTCGGTAGTCGAGATAGTCCCGGTTCCAAGCCTGCCACCAGTCCTGAAAGGCGCAGTAACGCTCTCTAGCGGAGGTGGCAGCATCGAGCCGCTGCGGCGGTTGTCCCGGTTGAATGAGGAAGATATTGAGGGCGGTGGGGCTACAATGCCAGTCTATGAGAGGGGCCTGGTCATGGTTGGCGAAGGCGGTGGCGGCTGCGGCGGTGGCGGAGACAAATTCATCAGTCCAACCGCGCAACCACCAGCTTAAACAGGTGTTTTTCCCCCGTTCGGCCAGTTCCCAGGCGGCGATGTCGTTGCTCTCCTGTGCGAGACGGTCTACGGTGGCTTGTTGGAAGTCAGCAAACTCGAATTGTAGCTGGCGTTTCTTGCCAGGACTGGGTAGGCTGTCGAGGTATTGGTGCAGTACGTCTGCCCCCTGTCGCATGACTTCTGCTGCGGTGTCTGGCTCGTCGAGGCTGGAGTAGACGCGGGCGAGATCCCGTAAGACGTTGAGATGCCATTCGGGAAATTCTAGGGCGGTGAGGGTTTCTAGGGCGGTGAGGTATTCGCTTCGGGCTTTGCTGAAGTAATTGTGGCGATTTTGCAGATACAGCTTGGGATGAGCGTAGGCGTAGTGCGATCGTCCTTTGACATAGTGCAATAACCCCCAACCTTCTGGATGGGTGTCTCGTGTGCAGTGTTGCAGTCCTTGGTCGTAGGTGGCAAGTTGTCCGGGATAGCCGGGTTGGGCGAGTTGGGGATATTGAATGGTGAGGGGAGTCATCACGGAATGCATGAGTTTGCCGATTGCAATTCCTCGGTTTAGCCAAGCCCAGTCAAACTGGGAATTGAGAGCCAGGGCGCGATCGCAACTCTCCAGCGCCTCCTCGTATCGCCCTAAGTCATCGAGCGCATTCCCTCGGTTGTGCCAAGCCAGGTCGTCATTGGGATTGAGAGCTAGGGCGCGATCATAACTCTCCAGCGCCTCCTCATATCGCTCTAAGTTATAGAGCGTCTTCCCTCGGTTGTGCCAAGCTAGGTCGAGATTGGGATTGAGAGCTAGGGCGCGATCGCAACTCTCCAGCCCCTCGTCATATCGCCCTAAGTTATTGAGCGCAACCCCTCGGTTGTGCCAAGCTAGGTCGAGATTGGCATTGAGAGCTAAGGCGCGATCAAAACTCTCTAAAGCTTCTCGATATAAATGTAAATGGTTGCATAGGATAGCCCCTCGGTTGACCCAAGCCAGGTCGTAATTGGGATTAAGAGCTAGGGCGCGATCGCAACTCTCCAGCCCCTCCTCATATCGCCCTAAGTTATTGAGCGCATTCCCTCGGTTGCCCCAAGCCTGGTAAAGATTGGGATTGAGAGCTAGGGCACGATCATAACTCTCCACCTCCTCCTCGTATCGCCCTAAGTTACCAAGCCCAATCCCTCGGTTGTGCCAAGCCATGTCGTCATTGGAATTGAGAGCTAGGGCGCGATCGCAGTTTTCCAAAGCCTCTTCATCTGCCCCAGCATCTAAGGAAGCCCTTGCACGTTCCAACCAAACCTCCGCCTCCTCCTCACTCTCACTCAAAACCGGCAACCTCTCCCCTCCCGTCTCCGACACCTCCTCCTCACTCTCCCTCTCAACCTCCTCCGGTATCTCCCGCGCCAGCAACGCCTCACCAATCTCCGCCGCCGTTTCCCCCACCGGGTCACAACCTTGGCCTCGCAACCGCACCATGCGCCGCGCCAGTTCCTGATTCGGAACCGGAGACGACATCAGCGTATCTCTGAACCGCTGTAACCAATTGAGAAACCAGGGGTCTTGCGCCCGTCCTTGCAAGTGGTCCGCCACCTGTTGCGCGGTCCATCCCGCCTCTACGCCGTCCAGCAGTCCAAAAAACAGGGTCTCGTACTGGGAATCACTGAGGGAGACCAAGTCTGGGGTTGTCTGAGGAGACTCGCCAACTGGAGAGGAAGTCCCGCGCCATTTCGCCCACAATTGCTTCAGCCAACGCCACAGTCGCCGCCACATCGCTGCTTCTCCTCATAGACCTTTTCCCAGTATGACGCGCTCCCCCCTGGAGGGCAACCGCAAGGGATTGCCCCGACGGTCAGGGTTTCACCATTTCCTGAAAACCCTAAATCGTTAGGAGTTGAGCCAACCTCGCAAAATGTTTATGACCACCGGAGCAAAAGGTTCCAGCACCCCGTCTTGAGGTTGTCCAATCCGCCGTAGGGGCGAAAAATCCCCTCCTGGGAGGGGCAGGGGTGGGTTATGACCCTACAATTTTGTATAAAATGCAACAAATTACACCGTATATCCTGAAGACCCAGATAGAATTACTCTTTTAATGCTTTTTCTCGAATGTCTCGACGAATATCTGGAGTTAAATCGACATACTGTTTTTGAGGATTGACACGTTTCCAGGCAACTAAGCTAGTCGGTTCAGCCCCTTTATGAATGGCTCGCATGACGCAACTCTTGTTTACGAAGTAATAGTTTGGCTTTAACCAATTCTAAATTATTTTGATGGGTTGGCTCAGCCATGAGTTCCCTGAGCAATTGATGAGCTTGGCTTAGATTAGAGTCTTGGATAGCATCTAGTAAATCGTTAAGCTTAGACTCAAATTCTGGGTCACGAATGCTAGTATCCATAACATCCAATAAGACTGTATTAACATCTTGCCCATATTGGGACGGTAATTCTTGAATTTTACCATTATTTAAAGCATAAACCAAAATGTTTTTGCAATCACTAATCATCAAAGGAGAATGGGTAGTTAGAATGAACTGACAATTGGGAAAGGTGTCAAGTAGGCGATCGCACAAACGACGTTGCCAAGACGGATGTAAATGTAAATCAACTTCATCAATCAAAACAATACCATCTCCTATCAATGGATTCTCTAAAGCAGGATTCAGCATCGCAAGACGGCGAGCAATATCTCCCACTAAAGCCATTAACGATTTTTCACCTTGAGACAGTTGAGCAACATTTAACGTCTCGCCATTTTTATCAACCGCCATATAGAGACAAGGTTTCCGACGCACTCTCAGGTTGTCCAAATGGGGCATAAAGCGGCGGATAGCTGTACGAACTGCGGTTAATTGGCGGTCTTTGGCTGACGCTTGGAGTTCCTTTAACACCTGCCATATATCTTGATGGGTCTCAGCAAGAGGCTTCAGTTGATTCAGGACTTCATCAGAAATTCCCGACTCATTTTCTGCATCTTCTCGTTCTCGGAACCACTCAAAAAAGCGACGAAAATCAACCCCCTGACTGAGAGAACTTTCATAAGCGTCTAGTTGCAGAAAAGTATGTTTAGTTCTGATTTTTAGCGGAATATCGAGAACAACTCGCTCAACCGGGTAGAAAGCAATAAGGGGGAGGCTGACCTGAGCATCTTGGCTTAAGGCATTCCGATAATAGCTGGCTAAGCGGCTGCAATCTGTTAGTTGACTGTTATAATTGGTCTTACGTCCTTTTTTGGTTTTGGCAATAGTCCACTGAACGTCATTATCTCTCGCCGTATTATCAGGGTAAACTGATGTCTCAACGGAATCACAAACCTGGACTTTAATGGTCGCCCCATTAGCGCCATTGAGGATGTCATCTTCGGCGATATAACTGCCATGCCCTTTTTCTGTACTGAGACGGGCAATAAACCAACTCAGTGAGATGGTTAATGCGTTCAAAATAGATGTTTTCCCAGCTCCATTGTTGCCGACAAATACCGTGATATTACTGGGATTTTGCGGTGTTGGGGCTAAAGGCAACTCCAAATGTTCAAAGAGTCCAATATTTTTTAAAGTAATCGATTTAATTTCCATTTCAGTACAGTCCAGGTCTCGATAGCTTTGAATGAGGAAAGAGTCACGTGAAGCAGAAGCGCGATCGCACCTTGGCAGGGATTCATTTTTCGCGACTGGGTGGTTGGCTGTGGGAACAACATGATAGGGCGAAAAAATTTTCGCCCCTACGGTTCACTGGGAAACACCTCAAAAATATCAATTCCCAACTTATCCTGAATCAGAGATTGTGCCTGGTTAGGATTCTCATAAATTAACTCCAACAATTCCCTAGGTGTTAACCCCACCTCTTGAGCATAAAAACTGACCTCAGACATAATCCGCGCCTCCGATTGCCGCAAATACATACTCAAACAGTGACGAGCCTGAGTCGAATTATCCCGTTGAGTCCGAAAAAAGGCTAGAGCATTGAGGAGCCGGTCCTCATAGGGAGCCAAAGGCTTTAAATCTAACGATTCAGGATGTTTAGAAATCATGATATTTGAATGCCAACAAGTCGCTGGATTTATCAACAAATTTGCCGATACCCTTAAGCCGAGATAGCCAGTTGTCCGGGCATCAGCCAGCACGGGGGTCCCCCAGAACCGAGATAGTTTTCCCAGATACCGATGTCCCCCAGACCCCCTATAATAAAACTAAGACATCCAAACCGCAGTGCAACAGAGGTCAATGGCCTTGTCTCGCCAAACGTCAAAAAGCCCCAGGACTCAGTCGGCGATGGGCTTTGGGATATTCTTTCTGGGCCTACTGGTTGCGATCGCCATCCAGCAAGGGCAACATCCCAACCCGGCCCCAGTTGACGTTCCCCCCCCATCCTCCTCCTCGGAGTCTGAAAGAAATCAACGTGAGTTCAACCCGGATACCCCGGAAACTCCAGCGGCGGGTTCTGCTGAAGATATCCCAATCCCGACTCCCCAAACGGGCGATCGCAACTTTGACCAGACCAACTTCATTGTCCGCGCCGTGCGTCAGGTAGAACCCTCCGTCGTACGCATTGAGCCTCAGCGCCTCTATTCTGAAGATCACCTAGGACCCTCTGACCTGCTAGACCCCATCCCCCCCTCTTCCTACTCCCAAAACGCAGGAACCGGCTTTGTCATTGACGACCAGGGCCATCTTCTCACCAACGCCCATGTTGTGGGCAATGCCAACCGAGTGCGAGTCGTTCTCCATGATGGCCAAACCGTCCGCGGCCAAGTCCTCGGACGAGATAGCGTCACCGATGTAGCCGTCGTCAAACTTGAAGGCGTTAGCCTGGCCCCAGTCCCCATCGGCGATTCCGATGACCTCAAACCCGGCGAATGGGCGATCGCCATCGGCAATCCCCTCGGTCTAGATAGTACCGTCACCATGGGCATCATTAGCGCCACCGGACGCAGTAGCCGCGAAATTGGTGTTCCCGACCGCCGCGTCGGCTTCATTCAAACTGATGCCGCCATTAACCCCGGGAACTCCGGTGGCCCACTCCTCAACGCCTCAGGGGCCGCCATTGGCATGAACACCGCCATCCTCGACGGGGCCCAAGGGTTGGGCTTTGCTATCCCCATCAAAACCGCCTTACGGGTCGGACAGCAACTCATCAACGATGGCGTCGCTCAACATCCCTATCTCGGAGTTCGCCTCAAAACCCTTGATGCGAACCTTAAAGCTGACTTAGACCAAACCGAAAACTTCCCCAAACTGACCGTTAACCAAGGGGTCTTGATTATCGATGTTGTCCCCAACTCCCCCGCCGAAGCCGCCGGCCTACAACTAGGAGATGTCATTCTCCAGATTGGCGAGGTCTCAGTAGTGAATTTTGAAAAGGTGCAGCGTATTGTGGAAGAAAGCCCCATTGGTGAAGCTCTGGAACTGACAATTGCACGAGGTGAACAAAAACTCACCCTAGACGTGCGCCCTAGCCAACTTCCCTCAGACTAACCCCTGCACCAGAGCCATACGACAATCAGACCCTTAACATAACTGTTGAAGGGCTGTTCCCATTGTTGTGATGTCCCCCATAGACTTGTCCATCGTACAACACACAGTCCCATGACCAATCGTCTCGCCAACAGTCAAAGCCTCTATCTGCGCAAACATGCCGAGAATCCCATCGATTGGTGGTATTGGTGTGATGAAGCCATCGAATTAGCTCGCCAGGAGAACAAACCCATCTTTCTCTCCGTGGGCTACTCCAGTTGTCACTGGTGTACCGTCATGGAGGGAGAAGCCTTCTCAGACCCCCAGATTGCCGACTATCTCAACCAGCAGTTTGTCCCCATTAAAGTCGATCGCGAGGAACGCCCCGATATCGACAGCCTCTATATGCAGTCCCTGCAACTCATGTCAGGACAAGGCGGCTGGCCCCTCAACGTCTTTTTACTCCCCCACAGTCTCGTCCCCTTCTATGGGGGAACCTATTTCCCCGCTGAACCCCGCTATGGTCGGCCCAGCTTCCTACAAGTTCTCACCCAGTTACGGGACTACTACGACAACGAAAAGGAAAAGCTAGACCGCATCAGTGAGGATATGCTGACGGCCTTGCAACAAGCCGCCGAACTTCCCCCAGAGTTCAAACAGATTGAGAACAGCTCCCTCCTCAATGACCAACTCCTACAACGGGGATTAGAAGCCAGTATCCGAGTCCTGGAACCGGAAGGGGCCCCCTGTTTCCCCATGATGCCCTACGCCCAAACTGCCCTCCGGGGAACTCGCTTTCAGTTGGATAAAGACTTTGTCGCTCAACCCCGCTGCGACCAACGAGGCTTTGATTTGGTGCTTGGGGGGATTTTCGACCAGGTAGGGGGCGGATTTCACCGCTATACCGTCGATGCCACTTGGACAGTTCCCCATTTTGAGAAAATGCTCTATGACAATGGGCAAATTCTCGAATATCTTGCCGATTTATGGTGTTCTGGCACCCAAGACCCCGCCATCGCTCGGGCGGTGAGACTCACGGTGTCCTGGCTCAAACGGGAGATGATGGCCCCGGAAGGCTATTTTTACGCCGCTCAAGATGCCGATAATTTCACCAGTCCCCAAGAGCGAGAACCCGAAGAGGGCGCCTTTTATGTCTGGTCTGACGCTGAGTTACGGGAACAACTCACCCCGGAGCAGTATCAGGCCCTAGAGGCAGAATTCTATATCTCCAAAGCCGGGAATTTTGAGGGCAAGATCGTCCTACAGCGTCGCCAGCCAGGAGTCCTCAGTGAAGCGGCGCAAGAGGCTCTACAACGCCTGTTTGAGGGGCGCTATGGTGCGGGAGTGAGCCGGGAGCAGCCCTTCCCCCCCGCACGGGATAATCAGGAGGCTAAATCGAGGGATTGGGCCGGTCGCATTCCCCCCGTCACCGATACCAAGGGGATTGTGGCTTGGAATAGTTTGGTCATCTCGGGGTTGGCTCGGGCCTCGGTGGCCTTTGGGGAACCGGAGTATTTGACCATGGCCGCCAAGACTGCCGACTTTATCCTCAATCATCAATGGATTGAGGGCCGCTTCTATCGGCTGAACTATGAGGGAACTCCCTCGGTATTAGCCCAATCGGAGGATTATGCTCTATTTGTTAAGGCTCTCTTAGATTTAGTCGAGGCAGGAGCGCCGGATTATCTGGATGCAGCCATCAATGTGCAAGCGGAGTTTGATGAGCATCTCTGGAGTGATGAGTTGGGAGGCTACTATAATGCCGCCCAGGATACCAGTGGCGGGGCAATTGTGCGAGAACGAGCCTACACCGACAATGCGACCCCTGGCGCCAATGGGGTGGCGGCGATGAATTTAGTGCGTTTGTCCCTCTATGGGGAGGAATTGCTCTATTTGCAGCGGGCCGAAGCGGTCTTAAATGCCTTCCTCGCCATTTTGCAAAAGATGCCCCAGGCTTGTCCCAGTTTGTTTGCAGCTTTGGATTGGTTCCAGAATGCTACCTTGGTCCGAACAACCGCTGCCGAAATGGCTCAGTTGAAGGAACGCTATTTGCCCGCAACAGTGCTGAAACAGGTACAGGAATTGCCAGATGGGGCCGTTGGCTTAGTCTGTCAGGGGTTAAGTTGTTTGGAACCGGCTCGCGATCGCAATAGCCTCTTGGCTCAACTCGAACAGAGTCAAAGCCGCATCGGAATCGGTTAAGGCGTTCTCAAAAAACCTTGACAGACTTATGGCGGATGGAAAGGCTAAGATTGAGGCGGTTTAGTTTAAGCCCAGCATTCTCAGTCCAGGGGTCTGGGGGCCGAGTTCGCGCCGGTCTAGTCCTGGGCTGGAGATTCCCGATTTGTGGCCGACAGCTCTGAAACCTATTCTTAAGGTGGAATGTGAGATAGTTGATCTAACTCGTGCTTCGGGTCAATTCCTCTCAGAAATGACTCTGACACAAGAGGTCTCAGACCCAGAAGCAACTAGTTACATCAGTGATGCTCACCGCTGCCCCTAGTTCACCACAAGGTTCCGTAGGGGCGAATGGTTGTTTGTCCTGACGAACGGCTGTTTGCCTGGGCGAAGATGTTTTAGCCTCTACTGGGCCCCTGTTCCATCCCGCCAAGGGTCGGTTTAATCTTAATCTCGACTGGCGGCATTGTTGACGGATGTATCTCCGCTATTAGGAGGGTTTATGAGTTCCTCTTCTCGTTCAAATTCCGATTTTAATGACACGATGCAGTCCCCACTCCATCCTCCCAATCCCAATCCGAAAGGGTCCACCGCTGATTCGATCAATCTCGTTGGTCCTGATGCCTTATTACGTCCAAAACCCCCTGTTCCACCCCCACCCCCTGAGGACAAACCGGACCCCCCAACCGCCGAGGCCTCGGTGGACCCTGAGCCTGAAACTCCCCAACGTCCTGTTCCCATTCCTCCCCCCAGTGAACCCCGGCAATATCGCGCCATCGGTGTAGTTCGTGGCCGCTATATGCCCTCGCAAGAACAAATCACCCAGGGCGTCCTGCAAACGGCCGACGATGTGGCCGTTGAAGCGGTGTTATTGGGGCGGGTGATGAGTCTGGTGAAAAACCACATTGACCTGGAACAAGACCATCTTTGGGTGGTTTATCCCAGAACCGGCCAGCGAGATGGCAATCTCCATTTACAAATTGTTGGGGTCTGGGAACCGGAAAACCTTAGTCAAGATGAGTCAGACGCCGCTCTTCCTCCCCTGTCCTCGGACGAGGTCCATGAAGGCTATTTTTCCGTACGCGGTGAGGTGGTATTTCATTCAGAAGAAGAGCATCGTGTGATTGTGAAAATTCGTCAAGGCCCTCGGAAGGCGGGACAACCTCCAAAATTCTTTAAACTGGCTTTGACGGGAACGGCGACGGGCCGCGTTCTACGACACTTTTGGTCGTTTGATGTGGAGCGTCAGGGCCAGGACTTAGTGATTTTGAGCGGGGAGAATATGGGGGTGATGCCCCCGAAACGCAAGACGAACTCGAAGTCGTCGCCAAATCGTCGCCCTGGCCGCCGTAAATTTGGGCCCGAGTCTAAGGGAAATCGCCCAACCCCGCGCCCGAAAAAGGTTAAGGATTCTCAGCCTCCGGCCTCGGAGTAGCTACTCCAGAACCCCGATGTCTAGTCTTAGAGTCGGGGTTTTTGTCTGTTGATTATTCACATTTTTTTTGATGAAAGGAGACAATGCTCTCATGGCTTCGAATGATAGTGGCCGTCTAGTTTTGAATCATTCAACTCATGTGGATGGGTTGATTCCTGTGTTGGAACGGTTGGTCTCCTTCCAGGGAATTCGTACCATTACCCCTGGGGTCATCTCCCGTTCCCGTGGCCACATCCCTAAGTTGAAACTGCGAGTTTCAGTTCCTATTCGGGGAGGTTATAAGGCGATCGCCCGTGCGGGAAAAACGGTTCAGGAAGTCTTTGTTCTCACCAGTCTCTCGAAAGGAGAGTTAGAACAAGCGATCGCTGAAAGTCTCAATTAAACAAACCTCGGGGGTGCTGATGGTCAAACTCAATAATAATCGCCTAACGTTAATCTTGGGCATTCTCGGCACCATCGTCCTATTACTAGGGGCGGTGCTACTTCTAGCCTGGAGTGAGGGAAGCACTGAGTCCGCTGAAGAGTTCTGGGATGTTCTGGAAAATGTCGTTATTACCCTCATGGGGGAATATCCCGATAAACCCAAAACTCTGTTAGGTCGAATTATTCAACTTTTTTTATTGGTTTTTGGAACCTTACTTTTTGGCACAATCATCGGAAAAATTTCCTCTTTATTTGTGACTCACGCTCTCTGGAACCAACAAAAAATGAAAAAATTCAAAAAGCACATTATTATCTGCAATTGGAATGGCAAGGCATCCAGTATTATTCAACAATTACTAGAGTCGAATCATGGGGAACCCCTAGACATTGTGGTGGTCTCTGCCTCGGAAGTCTTCGCTGCTCGAGATTTTCATCATTTCGAGAATGTTCACTTCATTCAAGCCGATCCCACTCATCATGTCACCCTGGAGGATTTACAAGCTTTCCAAGCCAAGGCCATCATTTTACTGGCTGACGACGAGAGTTCAGGGCCCGATGAAAAAAATGCTCTCATTGCTTTGGCGGTGAAGCATTTAGAAGAAACTCCTGGCAAACAGAAGGACATTCATGTGATTGCGGAACTGGTGAACCTCGATCGCCGCCGCCATCTGCAAGAGGCCGGAGTCGATGAGGTGGTCTCGGCCCGAGACTATAGTTCGGGAATTATTGCCCAAAGTGCCATTTTCCGCAATATGTCGGTGGTCTATCAGCAACTTTTGACCTATTCTGATGACTCCAATGAGTTTTATTTTATTCAGCCGGGGAATTATCCGTCGGAGTTACTGGGGAAACGCTTTCCTGAGTTGGGGACCTGGATTAGTGATTACAGTGCCAAGCATCCGAATAATCCTATCTTACTCTTGGGGGTTAAACGGGGAGATGGGACAATCCTCCTCAATCCTAAACCCAGTCATTTTGACCACTTGGAGGAAGAGGATAGTTTGATTGTCATGGCGTTCCGTAATATCGAGCGCATTGTCTGACCCCTTGGCGGTTAGCCCCCAGTTAATCGCTGTTGGGCTAACTGCGATCGCCCTCGGATGGCGGCTTCCTCATCCTCGTGATGGAGTCGTTGCAAACAGGGCTCAATTTCTTGCCGGACCGCTGTCTCCCCTAAACTCTTCCCTAAGGCTTCTAAGCCGACAATGGCAGCATAACGAACCACCCATTCAGGATCGGCAGTGGTTTCGAGTAATCGCGTCAATACGCGACGTTGGCCAGCCGCCTGTTGGCTCGCATCCAGAGTCTGCCACTGGATACGACCTAACCCTCGGGCGGCGGCGCGACGGACGCTGAGGGCAAAGTCTCCAGCGGCAGTTAACAGGACATCTAGGGCGCGAGGGTCGCCAATTTCTGCCAAGGAACGGATGGCCCAGGCTCGGGCCCCATAGTTATAGCCGTCGAGATGCTTGAGGAGCGGTTCGACGGCGGGTTCCCCGATGGTTACTAACCCTTGAACAGCGGCCACGGCGGCCCCAGGATTGTTGAAGCCTAAGACTTCAATGAGTTTGGGGACCGCTTGGGGATTACTGGTTTGGGCGAGCGATCGCACGGCCATCAGCAGACTGACCGCCGAATCAGCGCGGTCAACGTCAGCAAGGAGAGAGTCGAGAGTCATCGAAACAGAATTCGTCGCTATAACAGGTTATCCATTTGGGTCATGATATCGATGGCGGCCTCGTCTAGGTCATCGATTTGGGCCAGGTGATGTTCGAGAATCCCTTTGAGGGCAATCAGTTTGAGGCTATTTTCGGCTAAGGTTTCGGCAACGGGGGTGACGGCTTTGAGATAGCCGATCGCCCCGACATCCATGAGGGCCGCCCGCCGTAGTTGTAATTCTGGGGCCCCGAGAGCGGCGATGAGGCGATCGCCATACTGCTCCTCCCCCGTTAACTGATACAGGGCCCGGGCCGCCGCAAAGCAAACCCGAGGCACATCATGCTCTAAGAAAGGACGCACCGGCTCAATGGCGTCAGTCGCTTTCAACGCCCCCAACGCCTCTAGAATCGCATCGTAGGGCTGTACCAGGTGCGGTTTTCCCGGGACGCGAACCGCTGCCTCGACCCCACCCTCTAGAAGAGCCAGTAATCCGGGGATGGCCCGAGCATCTCCTAGGGCCTCTAAGGCTTGAGCGGCGGACTCGCGAACATAGTAATCGCTACAGGTCAAACTTTCAATCAGGGCAGGAACCGCTCGTCTATCCCCGAGTTTTCCTAAAGCTTTGGCGGCGTTACGACGCAGGGGATAGCCCCCCCCGGGGGAACGGTCAATGGTGTCGCTGAGGGCCTCAATCAGAGCCTCTCGACCCCGATCATCACGGACACGAAAACGCCCCAGCCACCACGCTGCATAATAGCGAGTGCTGGGGTCGTCGGTTTGTTGTAAATTCGCGATCGCCTGTTCCGTCGTCCAAGACTCGGCGGCGATCGCAACGGGCGTTTCTGACGGCTGCATGAGACAGGAAATGTACTTACTCGTCGGATCCTGATTCTTCCGCAGAACTGCCGTTGGGGTCAAATGTCACCGGCTCAATGCTGACAATTTCACCCCCCATTCGGGTAATCCGTCGCATCTCTTCATTCATGCGGTTGTAGGGAACCGTCATGAAAATGCTGTCACTGCTACGAATGGGATAATCATTCTTATCGGTTCCGGGAGATTGGCGCAGGCCACGAACCTCGTAGCGGAACATACGACTCCCCGAAGGAGTGCTACTGTTGAGTGCTGTAGAACCCATCATGGTTGGATGTCAACTCCTCTCTATTGCGATGTCTAATCCGTAGGGGTTGGAGAGGTTGTGGCGGCTAGAAACCACCCTCACCCCTCCAACTGATTCGCGAGTCCCCGAGAAGCCGCTGTTACGACTCCTCGAACGGACCTCAACCTATCCTAGTTGGCAGGTTCAATACTCGCGACTTTTCCACCTTCACGCTGGATGCGTTGCAAGGTTTGGGAAAGGCGATTGTAGGGAACAAAGAAGGAACGGCTGCTACGGCGTACAGTGGGGGTTCCACCACGACGTAGGTTATTGGGATAGTTACGTCCCAAGAGTTTCGTCACTTCGATGCGGTACA harbors:
- a CDS encoding CHAT domain-containing protein; its protein translation is MWRRLWRWLKQLWAKWRGTSSPVGESPQTTPDLVSLSDSQYETLFFGLLDGVEAGWTAQQVADHLQGRAQDPWFLNWLQRFRDTLMSSPVPNQELARRMVRLRGQGCDPVGETAAEIGEALLAREIPEEVERESEEEVSETGGERLPVLSESEEEAEVWLERARASLDAGADEEALENCDRALALNSNDDMAWHNRGIGLGNLGRYEEEVESYDRALALNPNLYQAWGNRGNALNNLGRYEEGLESCDRALALNPNYDLAWVNRGAILCNHLHLYREALESFDRALALNANLDLAWHNRGVALNNLGRYDEGLESCDRALALNPNLDLAWHNRGKTLYNLERYEEALESYDRALALNPNDDLAWHNRGNALDDLGRYEEALESCDRALALNSQFDWAWLNRGIAIGKLMHSVMTPLTIQYPQLAQPGYPGQLATYDQGLQHCTRDTHPEGWGLLHYVKGRSHYAYAHPKLYLQNRHNYFSKARSEYLTALETLTALEFPEWHLNVLRDLARVYSSLDEPDTAAEVMRQGADVLHQYLDSLPSPGKKRQLQFEFADFQQATVDRLAQESNDIAAWELAERGKNTCLSWWLRGWTDEFVSATAAAATAFANHDQAPLIDWHCSPTALNIFLIQPGQPPQRLDAATSARERYCAFQDWWQAWNRDYLDYRDSKDKSHSNPDHPWRQQLPQRLDELKQLLDIDRIVAQLAPPNSAAPHSIPLILLPHKELHLLPLEALFPDCFAISRLPSVQTGLTLQQNRQPATASFLSIDPQAEDLPMADFESAAIRHLYATTPLESNAVTPEAVLNHLQTPHRLAHFTGHSWHEFPNPAESRLSLAQKSALTLGQMLEKLENLSSYDLVSLGACETGIGRDYDLVTEYVGWASGLLALGAKSALTSLWLVQSDASALLMVRFYELLKQGQSPAVARSAAVAWLRQLTQAELQGWYEDWLAGLQDPTAKTCLRRAVKRLAKMEKRCPYDDPYFWAAFVVSGLDEPHPPST
- a CDS encoding AAA family ATPase; translation: MEIKSITLKNIGLFEHLELPLAPTPQNPSNITVFVGNNGAGKTSILNALTISLSWFIARLSTEKGHGSYIAEDDILNGANGATIKVQVCDSVETSVYPDNTARDNDVQWTIAKTKKGRKTNYNSQLTDCSRLASYYRNALSQDAQVSLPLIAFYPVERVVLDIPLKIRTKHTFLQLDAYESSLSQGVDFRRFFEWFREREDAENESGISDEVLNQLKPLAETHQDIWQVLKELQASAKDRQLTAVRTAIRRFMPHLDNLRVRRKPCLYMAVDKNGETLNVAQLSQGEKSLMALVGDIARRLAMLNPALENPLIGDGIVLIDEVDLHLHPSWQRRLCDRLLDTFPNCQFILTTHSPLMISDCKNILVYALNNGKIQELPSQYGQDVNTVLLDVMDTSIRDPEFESKLNDLLDAIQDSNLSQAHQLLRELMAEPTHQNNLELVKAKLLLRKQELRHASHS
- a CDS encoding trypsin-like peptidase domain-containing protein, with protein sequence MSRQTSKSPRTQSAMGFGIFFLGLLVAIAIQQGQHPNPAPVDVPPPSSSSESERNQREFNPDTPETPAAGSAEDIPIPTPQTGDRNFDQTNFIVRAVRQVEPSVVRIEPQRLYSEDHLGPSDLLDPIPPSSYSQNAGTGFVIDDQGHLLTNAHVVGNANRVRVVLHDGQTVRGQVLGRDSVTDVAVVKLEGVSLAPVPIGDSDDLKPGEWAIAIGNPLGLDSTVTMGIISATGRSSREIGVPDRRVGFIQTDAAINPGNSGGPLLNASGAAIGMNTAILDGAQGLGFAIPIKTALRVGQQLINDGVAQHPYLGVRLKTLDANLKADLDQTENFPKLTVNQGVLIIDVVPNSPAEAAGLQLGDVILQIGEVSVVNFEKVQRIVEESPIGEALELTIARGEQKLTLDVRPSQLPSD
- a CDS encoding thioredoxin domain-containing protein — translated: MTNRLANSQSLYLRKHAENPIDWWYWCDEAIELARQENKPIFLSVGYSSCHWCTVMEGEAFSDPQIADYLNQQFVPIKVDREERPDIDSLYMQSLQLMSGQGGWPLNVFLLPHSLVPFYGGTYFPAEPRYGRPSFLQVLTQLRDYYDNEKEKLDRISEDMLTALQQAAELPPEFKQIENSSLLNDQLLQRGLEASIRVLEPEGAPCFPMMPYAQTALRGTRFQLDKDFVAQPRCDQRGFDLVLGGIFDQVGGGFHRYTVDATWTVPHFEKMLYDNGQILEYLADLWCSGTQDPAIARAVRLTVSWLKREMMAPEGYFYAAQDADNFTSPQEREPEEGAFYVWSDAELREQLTPEQYQALEAEFYISKAGNFEGKIVLQRRQPGVLSEAAQEALQRLFEGRYGAGVSREQPFPPARDNQEAKSRDWAGRIPPVTDTKGIVAWNSLVISGLARASVAFGEPEYLTMAAKTADFILNHQWIEGRFYRLNYEGTPSVLAQSEDYALFVKALLDLVEAGAPDYLDAAINVQAEFDEHLWSDELGGYYNAAQDTSGGAIVRERAYTDNATPGANGVAAMNLVRLSLYGEELLYLQRAEAVLNAFLAILQKMPQACPSLFAALDWFQNATLVRTTAAEMAQLKERYLPATVLKQVQELPDGAVGLVCQGLSCLEPARDRNSLLAQLEQSQSRIGIG